GCAAGGATGTTGGCTGTGCTAGTGCTGCGGGGTAGGTTTAGGGCTGCCTTAGTTGCAAGGCGGATAATGGCGTTCCCGCGCTCGGTTTCTGTGCGGTTCAGCTTAAGATATGGGGTGGTGTACAGAATGTGGCTAAGCGTAAAATCATGCACAACTTTCATGTCTGTTTCGTCTAAAACCTTGTGTAGGGAAGATACGCACCGCAGTATCTGCAACACTGATTGCGTAAAGGACTTGAGTGTTTGAAGGGTACGGTATTGCATCCGGAATGCTGCAGGTAGAGGCCAAGGATGCGCAGGGTGGGAGTGAGGGCGATAGGGCATCCTCGTTTAGTGATTTGGATGGGCGAGTTAGCGGCAGATTTTGGTCTAATTAGGAGGAGCGTGGACTTTGAGGGGGAACACTCGAGCCCGATAGATGATGCCATGAGTGGTCCAtgtggtaatatcatcagcgtacaaGGGTGTGCTTTAGGTGTGGGATGAGATTGAGTTTCTGGGCTAAGGGGATGAGAGCAATGTTAAATAGAAATCGGGAGAGAACCGCGCCTTGAGGGTTTCCGAACTCGCCGAGTGTATAGGGGGTGTGCGGAGCTCATCAATGTGCAAGGAGGCAGTGCGGCCAGAGAGGAAGGCGCGAACGTATTTGTAGGTTTTAGGGCCTACCCGTAGTGCCTGCAGTTCCCGTACGATGGCAGCGTCGAATTCTGTCAAATGTCTTAGTGACTTCAACTCCCAGGATGGCTTTAGTGAGATGGGGGGTGGTAACATCAAGCACGTCAAGCGTAATTTAGAATAAAGCATCCTGTGCAGATAGATGTGGACGAAAGCCCACCATACTGTGGGGGAAATGGTGATTCTCTTCCATGTACGTTGTTAGTCGGACAAGGATTATGTGCTCGAAGGCCTTGCCGAGACAGGATGTAAGAGAAATGGAGCGGATGTTCTCGAGGGGAATATGCTTGTGGGATTTTGGGATAAATAGGATTTTTCAATGCTTCCAGGAGGCAGGGAGGGTATACGCTTCCCAGCACTTGTTAAAGCCACGATTCTTGGCGATGTGCAAATCGCAGATAGGGAAAAGTTTGAAATCGAAACTTCCAACACTTCGTATTGGACGACTACAAGCTGTAAGTATGTCGTGTAAGCAGTACACGGATACAGATCATTGTTAGCGTACAGCTAATCAGCAAATAGTTTACATTTTGTGATATCGCTTGCAGGTTTCGACGAAGAAAGAAAGCTCTTATTCCGTTTTCATTGCATGAGTGATTCATTTCCGTTAATAAAGAGCCTACGCTAGAGCAAATGAAGGCCTCACTTCAAAAAGATGTGGACGAGATAACGCTGGAAATTAATGTCAATGCGCCCACAAAAAAGTGAGAAAGACCTGTTTATTAGTATTTTCCTTTTCAAAAAATATTAAAATATTCTCATTATATTGTGCTTCTTTCCGGGGTTCCGGGGTTTTTTCTCTTACCTATTCTTtccacctttcatttccccttcccccagtgcagggtagcaaggCAGAATCTTTttgggttaacctccctgcctttcccaccccgtttctctctctctctctcggggtTATATTCTATTTTTATTGAGTTCTGTAGTAGTGAAGGTGCCTTTATGAAGATGAATTAGCTAAATAAAAGAGCAAATGGCTGAATGTAACTAATTAACTAACTGACTGGCTTGGCTGGAGTGGCCGGCATGGCCGGCATGGCCGGCGTGGCGGGAGTGGCCGGCGTGGCGGCCGTAGCGGCCGTAGCGGCCGTGGCCTACTTGGCCGGCTTGGCCCGCTTGCCCGGCTTAGCCCGCTTGCCCGGCTTGCCCGGGTTGGCCGGCTTGGCCGGCTTGGCCGGCTTGGCCGCTTGGCCCGCTTGGCCGCTTGGCCGGCTTGGCCGGCTTGGCCGGCTCGGCGGGCTCGGCCGGGTCTGCCGGCTCGGCCGGGTCTGCCGGGTCTGCCGGGTCTGCCGGCTCGGCCGGGTCTGCCGGGTCTGCCAGCTCGGCCCTCTTGGTCGGCTCGGCGCGCTCGGCCCGCTTGACCGGCTTGGTCCAGTTGGCCGGCTTGGTCCAGTTGGCCGGCTTGGTCCAGTTGGCCGGCTTGGTCCAGTTGGCCGGCTTGGCCCAGTTGGCCGGCTTGGCCCGCTTGCCCGGCTTGGCCGGCTTGGCTGTCTGGACAAACAAATCGTGTGTTTTCAATCTCGTAGTTTTAGCATGCCAGCTTTTAACAAACAGCACTGAGATACTAAGTTTTGAAGCTCATCTATTGGTTCATCGGTTACGAACTAATAGGTGAAATAAACAACGGTATCCAGGTATTTTGTAACAAAAAATAGGAGCATGACAGGTGCGCAAAATCACTGCACGTGGACGATGACATCAATATAGTAGGACTAGGCCTTCTCCCTCCTTCAACGAGCAGACGGAGAAGAGCTTGAAAGTAAAACGACATATCTTGAAATACGTGCTGTACCTGCGTAGCTGAACGACGTAAGGACCTCCTTTCAAAGTGAATGAGCGCAGGGCTGCATAGTACAATTTCAGGAGTTGCCAAACCACGTCCTATTATTATTACTATAGTGAGGAGAGGAACGGAGTCGTTAGAAAAAGAATCACCGAAAGAACTTACCGTGTGAATATTcagcctagagagagagagagagagagagagacagagagggtGATAGAGGTAAATGAGATGCgaaatgcagggaggtcaaccagatgatagatacccagtttgctaccctgcactgaggaaggGGTAAGGAGAGACATAAAGCTAAAGAAAGAAATGCgcagaaagtgaaaaaaagagacatgaaaaaaaaaaaaactaagacaACAACAGTACAGATAAAGGAAGGCGGGAGcatcacagtcgttcaagcacgTCGCTTGAACATAGGATTTGTAGCAGCACtgtcgtcgccttcagctgcgaagTCCGCATGAGTCGGCACTCCAAGATCGTCCGCTCAGAAAGCGGTTGGTCGTCGAGGCATGCGAACGCCGTCGTGAGCAACTGTCTCTGGAGGTTGTAGCGAGGACAATAACAGAGggtatgttcgattgtttcctcgccggaaacctggcgtgttgcACATGTATCGTGTGGAATCACACGCGAGTGTGCCAAGCTTAGTTGCTGCGTTGGTTCTTGACAGTgttgttgtacacgttcctctaaagcAGGAACGCAAGCTCGTTCTTTCCCAAtgttggaacgagttcccgttacaagtcactttaatgcgaaaggaacgcgttcagGTTACACATCGAACATTAGAGCGTGTCGTTACATTAatgttacatttgattttttaaagACATAGTGTCCGATAATCGTCAGGCGAAATGAAATGGGCAACTTAAAGCTCACATCAAACTATGTAtgttatacgaatttgaacatcgtcGGCAGTAGATAACCTGGAGATAAAAAAAGAGTCCAAATAAACGCTCCTACATGATTTTTTTTCAGAGCAGCGGACATgtttaactgcaactttggtgctcgtctgttacaagtgcaacacatatggcactttccacttcggtcttcgaATGCGCGGTCAGAACAcggcgcttcagatgtgcaaatagagagttactcacatgcaccaatatcctcctgagaccccgtACATAACAATGTTACATAattgctcttcaaggtggtttttattgtgtaTACTGTGATATGTCATGAACtagaaaaacattttttaaaaatttgaataccacggatagatgccaaaagctccgtctccatgtacgtgaaacaaattactatctccatcatctcctcatgttagctgtggtaaaacTTCATTTAAtcgtttaaacgctgagatgaagatggaacgaCATgaagtacattgccatgttgctgccgcttccggtattttcacgcaatctcgctGACTTCGAAACACGCCTCGAGGATGCTTTCGGCCGTTTGGGACGACACAGagatctagaccaatttattgtcaaatttttCGAAAGCGGATGGCAAGCATATCAGTAAACCACTTCGCTTAAGTTAAACATGCACCGTACTTTATActcagagtgaatattttgcgtaattacTTCCGATTGAATTCCAAAAAAAGAGTTGAAGGCAAcatgcaatgtattgtacaaggtgCCTTAGGAGGacataattaaatttcttgcacaagaaaccgcatcaaAAGGAACAATATATAGGCTTTTAAtcaatgctgattcaatattgcagtacgAGCTAAAAAGAAACATCTCGAGAATACATATTCAAAATTTAGTATAGACCCTTgcttgaactcggcaagagttacatgtCGATGTTAGTGTCCAACAGGCCGGCagggcggaaagaaactacagagggagcgtcacgtgacaatcgtGAAGACTTgtcataaaaaaagttgtcgcagtttcacctgaaaggtgaagcatcaattgcgatagcaaacttgaagagagctatacggagtaatgatagcagctttatcagctgtataaatttggacatgcagcagcaccggcaacgcgcagaactgttgtcgacgccgtcggcgttttgcccgcgttcgctcaaaatgcgtgtggcgttggtgactgttgccggagcctctgatataaataggcacttggtgccgcagctaaacgtcgcctccctttccgcccccccctcccccacggcctttcgcgcgtcggaagaaggcacgtttgctctacatatatggtgattgtagaggaggaaagagacgcctacttctgcagcccttaagggagcacagagcagaacgcgcgtttgttctccgccgtgcgttcactccccgtgaaagcgtgcgtccctcgcgccctttcactcgcacatacagcgttcggcgcgcggcgactatttcatctccattgacgtcatacggaacctcacggcgacggcgacgccgacggcagaaatctgcttttgagtgtccatataattgctatcgcaataaaatatataatgaagaactcacgaaagaaaataCACCATAGTCatgtgacaggcaagcggtagttatttgcgcctcacgcggtcgcccatccgccagGCATGAGGTGCTGCGTGCGTCGgtgcgtctgttcagtgccgtggaacttttacagaaggaacgccgttctctctgtcgttccttcgtaaaaataacgagttaccgttgcAGTTACACCGACCCTTAAAGGAACGGTGGCGTCCCTctgttcctcccaaaaggaactagttccagggagccgttccgtacaacactgattcttgatagcgggatggggtTCCTTCACGGCAACTTCGTGAGCCCTCTTAGACGATTTATCggcatgttcgttgcccatgatgcagGATTTGAGCAGTGGCATGGGAACCACTGAAACGGGCGTAAttacttccgagtgaatttcgaaaaaaagttgaaggcaacgtgcaatgtattgtacaaggtgCCTTTCTCTGCTAGTTGGTGATATAGCTGTCTTATTTACAGCCCAAATTGGTTTGGGGTCCCCGAAGTAAAGCATATTGCGAATATCCAGCTTATAGGCTCGATACTAGCAATATGCTGTGACAAGTATATTCTCTCTGCTCTGTGGAAACGTTCTCTGAAAGGAATATAATGCGGAACATTCACTGTAATGTGAAACTGGTCGAAGTTCAACTTTTAATATAGCAGTTGATATTCTTGGAAACAGAAACCTTGATGCATGGGCTTCGACTAGAAGTGAGATAAACCCATTGCTGTCGTTCCGCTCGTGTCACTCTATTTATCCGGCGGGCTGTTGCGACCTTGGATTTTAGAGCATTCCCACGTCCTTCACGAGTGTCCACCGAAATACTCCGCAGCAAGAATTACCTAGCCGACCAGCAAGACTGTGGAAGCGCCTCCTGATTACGCAGACAGTGACCAACGATTTAATTTCAGTAAGGCTTAACATCACGAAAGACTTGGTAAACATAAATTTAGATAGTCGTTTGTGACAAAGACGGCTTGAGGGTGTCGTACTCACTGatgatttttgtttttgactGTGCACGATGTTCGAACTG
This Dermacentor silvarum isolate Dsil-2018 chromosome 6, BIME_Dsil_1.4, whole genome shotgun sequence DNA region includes the following protein-coding sequences:
- the LOC119456847 gene encoding collagen alpha-1(I) chain-like, translated to MQAFLVLLVSLLSNAPFTQPLPLVSFPVSTPPADDYYFRLPFGSYPIPLAHLADVQPVSSIMASLPAYRLDNHPVSPSFTGQADTAQGIQGIFLIQHSFDMQPAKPANWAMWVKLVQRAKRDTPATPATPATPATPATPATPATPATPATRATPATPATPATPATPANSQAGQAGQAGQAGQLGQAGQLDQAGQLDQAGQLDQAGQLDQAGQAGRARRADQEGRAGRPGRPGRAGRPGRPGRPGRAGRPGRARRAGQAGQAGQAAKRAKRPSRPSRPSRPTRASRASGLSRASGPSRPSRPRPLRPLRPPRRPLPPRRPCRPCRPLQPSQSVS